One window of Streptococcus troglodytae genomic DNA carries:
- a CDS encoding PTS system mannose/fructose/sorbose family transporter subunit IID produces MSERIQLSKSDRHKVWWRSTFLQGSWNYERMQNLGWAYALIPAIKKLYKNKEDRAAALERHLEFFNTHPYIAAPILGVTLALEEEKSNGTKVDDAAIQGIKIGMMGPLAGIGDPVFWFVLRPTLGALGASLAISGNILGPIIFFFAWNIIRMAFLWYTQEFGYKAGTEITKDLSGGILKNITKGASILGMFVIGALVQRWVTINFALKLPSTKLTNDNGATYIQFPKDSEVIHSGQLQKILQGVKDNLSLTNVKVETLQDQLDKLLPGLMALLLTLLCMWLLKKKVSPIVMILGLFVVGIVAHVIGLM; encoded by the coding sequence ATGTCAGAAAGAATTCAATTATCAAAATCTGATCGTCATAAAGTATGGTGGCGTTCAACCTTCTTGCAAGGTTCTTGGAACTATGAACGGATGCAAAATTTAGGTTGGGCATATGCTTTGATTCCAGCTATCAAAAAACTTTACAAAAACAAGGAAGACCGTGCTGCCGCCCTTGAGCGTCATTTGGAATTTTTCAATACTCATCCATATATTGCTGCTCCTATCTTAGGAGTAACACTTGCTTTAGAAGAAGAAAAATCAAACGGTACTAAAGTGGATGATGCTGCTATTCAGGGAATTAAAATCGGTATGATGGGACCATTAGCCGGTATCGGAGATCCCGTTTTCTGGTTTGTTCTTCGTCCAACACTGGGTGCCCTTGGGGCTTCTCTTGCAATATCAGGAAACATTCTGGGACCAATCATCTTCTTCTTTGCTTGGAATATTATCCGTATGGCTTTCCTATGGTATACACAAGAGTTTGGCTATAAAGCAGGTACAGAAATCACTAAAGATCTCTCAGGAGGGATTCTCAAAAATATTACTAAAGGGGCTTCAATCCTTGGTATGTTTGTTATTGGGGCACTCGTTCAGCGTTGGGTAACGATTAATTTCGCGCTGAAACTCCCATCAACTAAATTAACGAATGATAATGGAGCCACTTATATACAATTCCCTAAAGACAGCGAAGTTATTCATAGCGGTCAGCTTCAAAAGATACTTCAAGGTGTTAAAGATAATTTGAGCTTAACAAATGTAAAAGTGGAAACTTTACAAGATCAATTGGATAAATTACTTCCAGGTTTGATGGCTCTTCTACTTACACTTCTTTGTATGTGGTTGCTTAAGAAAAAAGTTTCTCCAATTGTAATGATTCTGGGACTGTTCGTTGTAGGTATTGTTGCTCACGTCATTGGATTGATGTAA
- a CDS encoding PTS mannose/fructose/sorbose transporter subunit IIC: MSVISIILILIIAFLAGLDGILDQFQFHQPLVSCTLIGLASGHTVAGIMLGGTLQFLALGWANIGAAVAPDVALASTAAAVIMIKGGDFSQKGITIAYGVAVPLAIAGLALTMVVRAISIGIVHGADAAAKNGNIRAVERSHYFALLLQGLRIVFPIALLLALPANHVKSILEAIPSWLSDGMTIGGGMVVAVGYAMILNMMATREVWPFFIIGFVLAAIPDTQITLFGLGMVGVALAMIYIALTNQTGRNSSNGQASSSSNDPIGDILEDY, from the coding sequence ATGTCAGTTATTTCTATTATTTTGATCCTTATCATCGCCTTCCTTGCAGGTCTTGATGGTATCTTGGATCAATTTCAATTCCACCAACCACTTGTATCTTGTACCTTGATTGGTTTAGCATCTGGTCACACAGTTGCAGGTATCATGCTTGGGGGAACCTTGCAGTTTCTTGCTCTTGGTTGGGCAAATATCGGTGCTGCTGTCGCTCCTGATGTCGCACTCGCTTCAACCGCAGCGGCAGTCATTATGATTAAAGGAGGAGATTTTTCACAAAAAGGTATTACCATTGCCTATGGTGTTGCAGTCCCTCTTGCTATTGCTGGTCTTGCACTAACAATGGTGGTACGCGCTATTTCAATTGGTATCGTCCATGGAGCCGATGCTGCTGCTAAGAATGGCAATATTCGTGCTGTTGAACGTTCACATTATTTTGCTCTTCTTCTTCAAGGTCTTCGTATCGTTTTCCCTATTGCCTTACTTCTTGCTCTCCCTGCTAATCATGTTAAATCAATACTGGAAGCTATCCCTAGTTGGCTATCTGATGGTATGACTATTGGCGGTGGTATGGTAGTCGCCGTAGGTTATGCAATGATCCTTAACATGATGGCTACAAGAGAGGTCTGGCCTTTCTTTATTATCGGTTTTGTTCTCGCCGCTATCCCAGATACACAAATTACTTTGTTTGGACTTGGTATGGTAGGTGTAGCACTTGCTATGATTTATATCGCCCTTACTAATCAAACTGGTAGAAACAGTAGTAATGGACAAGCGTCTTCCAGTTCAAACGATCCAATTGGCGATATCTTAGAGGACTACTAG
- a CDS encoding DUF956 family protein has product MAQSINTKVEYTGKGVSYLGVGGKVGKFLLGDRSFEFYNDANVEHFIQIPWSSIIEIGANVNRKKVSRHFEIVTDKGKFLFASSDSGKILKIARQHVGNDKVVRYPSLLQKIAGFFKRKTRIRIRNCRMLS; this is encoded by the coding sequence ATGGCACAGTCAATTAATACAAAAGTTGAATACACAGGCAAAGGTGTATCATATTTAGGCGTAGGTGGCAAAGTTGGAAAATTTCTTCTTGGCGATCGTAGCTTTGAATTTTATAACGATGCTAATGTGGAACACTTTATCCAAATCCCTTGGTCTAGTATTATTGAAATAGGAGCCAATGTCAATCGAAAAAAAGTCAGCCGACACTTTGAAATTGTTACGGATAAAGGAAAATTCCTCTTTGCCTCATCTGATTCTGGTAAAATTCTAAAAATTGCAAGACAGCATGTTGGCAACGATAAAGTGGTTCGCTACCCTAGTTTACTTCAAAAGATTGCTGGCTTCTTTAAACGAAAAACAAGGATTAGGATAAGAAATTGTAGAATGTTAAGTTAG